ATTCGGACGTTGGGGGCAACGTATCCAACTGCGTCGATTTAGCTAGTTAACATCTCCAAAGTAAACCCGCCAACTTGGCAATGGTGTCAAACAACTGAAATTTAGGATATTGGATCAAGTAGGGTGCATCTGGTTTTTATTTCCCGCGTACTAGTTGGTGGCACTTGCAGAAGGTACTGTCGAGGCGCAGGTGAACAATGTTAGTGTTCTGTATCATAATAGTGTTCAACTTGGAAAAGGGTATATTCGATGCGCATTTCTAGACTATATGTCTGCCTTGGACTCCCTTACAACACAACAATTTACAGGTTTATCAGCGTCGACACCGACAGTTGGATAACCAACTAGCTGTTCCAACTTCTTTGGGAAAAAATAGTAGCGTTTAGAGGGAAGTGTTCAATGTCTCTACTGACTCATGCTGTGCCataaggagctgttctttcctCTTTATTTTCGCCATGATCTACCATCTTCCTTAAAAAACACTTTTTCTAAATATGCAGTCGATATCAAAGTATGTATGTATCATCTTGAAATGAATGAGATATTGTCTGTTAGTGAACGATGGTCTGTTCCTAATGGTTTCACACTTAATCTTTCTAAACTATTAACTTTATCTTGAGTCATGAACAGCATTCAAACACCCTGTTAGAATCCCACAAAACTCGTACAACTGGAGatcttttaataatttcaaaggTAATTTATTCTAGTTTAAGCTTTCCCTCTGATCTTTCTTGGTGTTCCCATGTTTTCGTATCGAAGAAAGTTTCCTGTCCGACTTATTACACATAAAAGTTACATGCTATTGGCTTTATTCAGCACTTACTTTCGCGACTTGTTAATTCTTTATTGTTATCCATTATTTTCCCCGAGCTTATAAGAAGACATTGCTGTATTGTGTAGAGTGCTGAAGGCATTTAGGAGGGTGTGGTGGACCTTCTCAGGTCATTAATAATATGGTTGCGGATAGACAACTAAAAtcttgcaaactcctggcaggtgttatcttaccagatactaaccatccatATCTTTCTCATTGTATACTGGTACAACATGATGTCAATACATTATAATCCATGCACGAAAGCAAATATATAAAGGCTCTACACtaccttatctagcaaatatacCCCGAACCAAGGTTTAATGCTATTTGGTACCcatcagcaagatgtacctgtaattttgagggaactgatgctccctgtcGGATTCGATCTCATATAACCCAGAGTCCATCTAACGTTGAAACATAAAACAGAACGGCTTTGTCAGTCGCAACATGACACTAAAACAACTTAGATATAAAGGTATACAGCCCCGAGAAGTTGGAGAAATAGCCAACAGTTATTTTGTGCTTTTTAGCAGTTGTCACCGGATATCCAACTATCCAATACGATTACAAATAAAAGTGAATACAAACAAAATTGATTAATTGCATATTGAATTTGACTAATTTACTTGTATTTAAATACAGAATGCATGTAACCAAATGGAAGACAGCAAATAAAATATAGGAAGATGTTAAGCAACGACAATCGTATCATTCGAAATCTCAACTCACGATACAAACACATTAGAAGCAAAATCAAATGGAAGTGTAACTCTTGACTACCTTGAAATGGCTATTTTTCGATTATGAATATGCAGGAAACAATTATAAGAATTGagatgatttttattattttggacTCATAATGTGGTGATGTGTTCATCATGAGTATATATTAGTAACGATGACCAAACAAAGCCAGATATACATGTTGAAATTATGTTAACAGATACATTACAACAGTGAAATCGACTAACATAAACAGACCaaactgaaaataataacaggatatacataaataaatgtgCACATGTAAACCAACTTAATAATACTAGGCTAATTCTGTAGCTTACAGAAGCAAAATAGATGGGAAAAATAAGTAGGTAAATTAAAGGCAAATTAAAGTGAAAATCAGTACCATGTTCAAACGTACTTACATATTCAcgtaaaaatttaatttttattacgCCGTAGTTGCCGAGATACACGATCTAAATTAAATTTGACATGTTCCCTGGTACGTACACGTGCATCACTAGTCTCTAAATCTAAGCCCAGACGAACTAAACGTGGATTGGCTAGTATTAATTCGGTCAAATTTTGCTCAATTTTTACACCGAGCACAGATTGACGTTGATTAGCTAAATGCAAATCGGTTATTCCACTTTTTTCATGGCTAATTGACTCCAATAAACGAACGAGAATAACAcctgaaatataaaaaaagcaTGATAGATAAGTAGTTTGGTGAATTAAAAGTAAAACAGTAGTTGTTTTTAAAAGGAAACTACCTAAGTACATTATCATCGTTCGTTTTGTTCACTGACTACATTTCATTCATATTGGACTACCCACTGACTATGTGAACATTAGGTAATCTATAGCCAAACAAATTCCTCGAGTCCAGTTCTTTCTACCTTGGTCGCGGGAATATGTCGgataaaataaacttgaatacGCATATATACTATCTGCTCTTGCTTTTGTCATCAGTAAAACGCACCACACAAAAGATATGACAACAATGAGCGAAAAGTCACCTTACCGAGAAACATGTTGTTGATTGGCTTAAGACAACCAGATTGTTAGGACATTTTTGTTGGGGTTAGGCATAGGATTCTAGGTAAAGATGACAAATTGGTCGATAAAATTGTGAATCTTCATGGAATGAGGTGGTTAGGACATATGTCAAGTATGTCCAACCACCACCTATCTTCACGACATGTTCTCACTGGTATAGATACAAGTCTGGTCAGATAAAAAAAGTAGCACCAGTGCATCACGTCATCAACTGTAGGACTTGGCTACGTTAGTAGGTACGGACTAACTGCTTGGGTTCTGCACAACTGCGATCAGGGTTTGGAGACATGGCTTATGATGGTTTACAATGGCGCACATGCATCACAGACGAGCACAAACTtttcctgcttcggtttgggcacccaggcagtatcccaaccctcacacaaaccgaatgatttatgtggtgcatatctgtttggtacctccttttaccaatatttatgtgttcaaataaataaataaacatgcattcactctttatcttacTCTAGATCGTAAGTTAAAGAACTCTACTACATATACTTTATTATTCTGCATTTTCAAACCATATTCTCAACATCCAGTCTTTCGCATTGTGGCACGG
This genomic stretch from Schistosoma haematobium chromosome 5, whole genome shotgun sequence harbors:
- the TMOD2_1 gene encoding Tropomodulin-2, variant 2 (EggNog:ENOG410V57X~COG:Z) translates to MIMYLGSFLLKTTTVLLLIHQTTYLSCFFYISGVILVRLLESISHEKSGITDLHLANQRQSVLGVKIEQNLTELILANPRLVRLGLDLETSDARVRTREHVKFNLDRVSRQLRRNKN